The sequence GTTTTGCAGGACATACGTGGCCCATTTCATTGGGCTCAGGAGTGGGACTGGGCATGGCGTATGCCAACTGTCAGAATGACCTGAGGTTGCATTATCTGCAGCACGAAGGCCAGAAGGTCTGGCTATGCAAATAACATTTATTAAGTTCATTATTATCTCTACATTAGGAAAAAAGCTCTCAAGTTTTGTGAATCAAGgattaactgttttttttcttcaacaggaCTAACAGCTGCAAGATTTTGAGAatcattgatttgttttatatcattctgacttttgttttttattctatgGGAAAATCTCGATCAGTTGTACCGTTGAATCATCTATCCATcctgtaaaaattaaatttctgtGTGCCTGACCAGAACTctgtttatttaataaaatttcaTAACAACAAAACTGATGTTATTGTAAATTATTTCCCTCATATGCCTTGTAATCGATTGAGCCATTGAAGATACATTTTCCTAATAAGTACAAAAACTCAAGACTAACATATTGGCATTCCACGTGGAAATGGTGATGCTTGAAGTAAGACGAGTTAGTTCAGCTTTGAAAAGGTGagttttcagtttatttctggATGCAAGTGGGAGTTAATTTCTGAAGAGTTTTGCATAGGGAAGATGGGGCTGCAAATCAAACACCATCCCATAAGGTGGTGGGCTCGGTGTGGGTGAGAGGAGGTCAGAAGGTTGGCAGCAGTTGATCTGATGTGGCAAATGATAGGCGAAGTGATGGAGATTAGTCATTTCTGAGGGGGCATGAAAATCAAGAGCTTTGCATATTATGTTTAGTACGTGAAGAGGCTATTGAAATGATGGAGAGCACAGGACTTAACCCTAATTTATGCTTGTTTTATCTAGTATTCAAGTGTTGCTTGGAAATAAATAATTACCATGACACCtcgtttgaatttaaaaaatagagtAATGAAAGAAGGTGACTCAATTGTCTCCTGATGGTTGTTGGAACAGGGAATGTGAACTTGTTCAACAATAATAAATGAGTATGAGTCACTGAAAGATATTTCATGACCTAAATCTGCCAGGATGAATTTGCACCGCGATTTCTGTGAATTTTAATGACAAATTCAAATATTGCTCACGCACATTCActtgtaattgtttttaaacCACAGGGAAAACTAATTGGCTTTTCTGCTGATAATAGAGGGAAAAACTCAGAAAATATGTGAATGAATcaagtataaaataaaagtatttggAAATGTTATCAGCTTATGTTCCAGACCAAATTAGTCATCAAGTGTGGTGGAATTAACTTTTACCTGAAAGGTCAAGAGAGATTGTCCACAAGCATTTGAAATAGACCTAACTTTGAAATATCTCACAAAGATGCAATAATACTGTAGTTTCATCtaactggttaaaaaaacaCCATGACCAAACATGGAGAAGGACCACCCACCCCAGCTCCCATGATTAAGAATTAGCATTTGTTGGATGTGATAGTGCATGGTTATGCATTAACAGCTCAATGCTTTGACACGCTCCTTCCGTGAGGCTGTGCGCTCCGGCTGGGAGGCGCGATGGAGTGGCCGACACAGGGATTAACAGGAGCGAGGGACTTCAAGACAGCATTACAAGGACCATGGTACCTGCGGAGCACTTAGAAACGGTGGCTCACTTACAAATGGCTGTTGcacatttgtgtgttgttttctgctcctcTGCATTGTTACCCGGAATAAAAGGAGTTGTGAGAGGCAGCTTCTCAGCAAAGGGCTTGCGGAAGCTGAACCATTCCCCTTCTGTGAAAGAAGGTATGATAATGAGAATGGGTCCttattctcctcttcttcagtaGTTCTTTTTCCTGGCACAGCTCTTGTATGCTTAGTGGCGCTCATCTCTCTGTGTCCTCCTACAGAGGCTGTCATCATTATTGTGACATGCTGCTTGGAAACCCTCTGTCAGCCACCTGAGGGCTCATTCCGGCTCTTCGCCGTGGATGGGGAAGGGACATTCCAGCCAGGATGGACAGATAAGTGAAACTAGGATTTCGATCACTGTATGGTGGCAGTGGAAGTAATTCCAGGTAAGCTGGATGATTTCCTGCCAAAGGGACATGGAAATTTTTACCCATGGAGTACAGTCTGGGTAACTTTCACAGCAACAGGGCTGGAAAAAAGCTTTGTATTCAAAAGAAAACTGGATAAGGGCGTTTGTTGTGCCTGAAGAGGAACCAGGAGTCGATGCATTGATTGTTGTTAACCTTCGCCATGGCTGACTCACACTTTTCTAGCTCCGTGGGAAGCTTCGGCAGCAGCTCTCCCACCACCGATGCTTGGAACATCACCGGCAGCGGCCCATGGTTGTTGGCCTTTATGCTAACTGTTATCATCCTTGTGACAGTCTGTGGCAACATGTTGCTTATCGCTTTAGTTTTCTCCCATCGCTCCTTGCGTTGCACCTCCAACTGCTTCCTGGTGTCTCTGTTCCTGTCTGACCTGATGGTGGCCCTGGTAGTCATGCCCCCAGCCATGCTCAATGTGCTCTGTGGGGCTTGGGTGCTGTGGCCTGCCTTTTGCCCGATCTGGCTTTGCTTTGACGTCATGTGCTGCAGCGCGTCCATCCTCAACCTGTGTGTGATCAGCCTCGACCGttacatcttcatcatctcgCCACTGCGCTACAAGCAGAGGATGACCTCACCTCGGGCATTGCTCCTGGTAGGAGCTGCTTGGGGTTTAGCAGCACTGGCCTCCTTCCTTCCCATTGAGATGAAATGGCACAGCTTAGGCCACTGGGGTGGACACACATTGCTTCCTGGGGCCAGCGGCAGCAACATTAGCTCTTACTCCGACACTCTGTACCCGATGTCCTACTTTCAGCTGTCACCATCAGGGGGCCTATCCTTCCAATGCCGCCTGCGGGTCACCCTGCCCTTTGCCTTGGTGGTATCCGTACTCACATTCTTTTTGCCCTCCATTGCCATTTGCTTCACCTACTGTCGGATCCTTCTGGCTGCACGGAGGCAGGCAAAGAGGGTCGCAGCACTGAGCCACCCGCCACACCCACACCCCTCTCTGGGGGACCCTTCCcggcctccttcacctggggtTGCAGCAGGACAAGTTCAGCAGGACGGTGATGACTACAGTCACCAGGAGCAACCTGTGTCACAAAATGTACCGGTAAGGAAGAAAGATAAGCAGTCAGGGCAGGTCGTCTATGTATTTGAGATACTGTCAATTGCTTATATTTGAGGATCTGCAATTTCTATATATTCTACTTTACAAGGGAGCTTTTGGCTCAGTGGGTACAGTGTGTACTACATTCACTGAGATGACGCTGTTCCTCTTCTGGTGGTCCTGTGCTGCATGGATTCACTAAATAATCCTGATGTGTTTATGTAAGTCTGACTGACTCAAACAAAACAGCTTTGGTGTTTCTCTTAGTTTTAGATTTAGAATAAGACTAAGGCTAGAGCTGGtactcaaaaaaacaaaaaaacacaaacaagaaaagcaaagaaCTAGTCGAAAGAGTGTGTTGGACTAGTGTGTTGGACACTTGGATGAAGaaaggggcagagctgtcaaccgatcaccaacCTGGTAGTGAGCTGGATTAGCTGGAagagcagggggccggacagactcggcaggcccaaacatgttttgaggGTCTGTTGGGAACGTTTAGCAGGACCCTTTGTCAGTGAagccttcaactcccacctgcgggagagcttctctcagatcccgCAGGTGGCTgtggacattgagtcagagtggaccatgttctccacctccattgtcaaagcggctgctcggagctgtggtcgcaaagtgtctggtgcctgtcgcggcgATAACCCCCGAACCCgatggtggacaccggaagtaagagACGCCATCAAGTTGAAGAAGGAGTCCTTCCAAATCTTGCGGAATTGtaggactcctgaggcagctgacaggtacaggcaggccaggcgtactgcagctcaaGTAGTTGCGGAGGAAAAAACTcagtctgggaggagttcggggaggacatgaaggaggaCTTTTGGTCaacctcgaagaaattctggcaaaccattcggcgctTCAGGAGGGGAAAGTGAACAATGGAACAATGAGCAATGCGGTTTTGGTCCCGGTCACAGAACACTAGACCAGTTACACACTCTCCATCAAGTGCTTGAGGGTta is a genomic window of Antennarius striatus isolate MH-2024 chromosome 2, ASM4005453v1, whole genome shotgun sequence containing:
- the htr6 gene encoding 5-hydroxytryptamine receptor 6 encodes the protein MADSHFSSSVGSFGSSSPTTDAWNITGSGPWLLAFMLTVIILVTVCGNMLLIALVFSHRSLRCTSNCFLVSLFLSDLMVALVVMPPAMLNVLCGAWVLWPAFCPIWLCFDVMCCSASILNLCVISLDRYIFIISPLRYKQRMTSPRALLLVGAAWGLAALASFLPIEMKWHSLGHWGGHTLLPGASGSNISSYSDTLYPMSYFQLSPSGGLSFQCRLRVTLPFALVVSVLTFFLPSIAICFTYCRILLAARRQAKRVAALSHPPHPHPSLGDPSRPPSPGVAAGQVQQDGDDYSHQEQPVSQNVPPSVNSERRLAHRQGRRALKASLTLGVLLGLFFSTWLPFFITNMAQAVCECIPLALFDAITWLGYCNSTMNPIIYPLFMRDFKRALGKLLPCCSSQSTRRPSPALSLSLRNSGEQNLASSLSPLASDPTQPPATATDAVNLLDAEHAGIELPLLLPNQVDTLD